In a genomic window of Amycolatopsis japonica:
- a CDS encoding DUF4262 domain-containing protein yields MCWHCDNPGKTRADYLTEEVRPLIRKYGWMVQTVERGIVQPGFAYTVGLTDAGLPELVVTGLRERRSGQLLNYFAQQVVRSGPPEPGEVLPAEVGWPSLEVVPLSSPSAHLLTAVLLYGENFRALQLVYEDEHGNWPWDREFRGGTGGQPVLGARGRG; encoded by the coding sequence ATGTGCTGGCATTGCGACAACCCCGGGAAGACCCGCGCCGACTACCTCACCGAGGAGGTCCGTCCGCTGATCCGGAAGTACGGCTGGATGGTGCAGACGGTCGAGCGCGGAATCGTGCAACCAGGTTTCGCGTACACGGTCGGGCTCACCGACGCCGGGCTTCCGGAACTGGTCGTCACCGGCCTGAGAGAACGAAGATCCGGTCAGCTGCTGAACTATTTCGCCCAGCAGGTGGTCCGGTCGGGGCCGCCGGAGCCGGGCGAGGTGCTGCCCGCGGAGGTGGGATGGCCGTCATTGGAGGTCGTCCCGCTCAGTTCGCCGTCGGCGCATCTGCTCACCGCCGTCCTGCTGTACGGCGAGAACTTCCGCGCCCTGCAACTGGTCTACGAGGACGAGCACGGAAATTGGCCGTGGGACAGGGAGTTCCGTGGCGGGACCGGTGGGCAGCCGGTGCTGGGGGCGCGGGGCCGTGGCTGA
- a CDS encoding aspartate aminotransferase family protein, with protein MAQLSPLLKQATPVVVDHGEGVYLYDTDGKRHLDFTAGIGVTSTGHCHPHVVSAAQEQIGKLIHGQYTTVMHKPMLELTEKLGGVLPEGLDSLFYANSGSEAVEAALRLSRQATKRPNVIVFQGGFHGRTVAAATMTTSGTRFSAGISPLMSGVHVAPFPYAFHYGWDEETATKFALRELDYLFATVCAPNETAAFFIEPVLGEGGYVPANPAFLAGLRERADKHGILLVMDEIQTGFGRTGRFWGHEHFGVRPDIVLIAKGLASGFPISGIAASEELMAKALPGSQGGTYGGNAVACAAAIATLEVIQREGLVENAAERGRQLLEGVRVIADKSPSIGDVRGLGLLVGSEFTTPDGEPDTAKAQAAQKAASSNGLLLLTCGAYMNVVRMVPPLIVDSEQVDEALRIWGDVVAGVE; from the coding sequence ATGGCCCAGCTATCACCGCTGCTCAAGCAGGCAACGCCGGTCGTGGTCGACCACGGTGAAGGGGTTTACCTCTACGACACCGATGGCAAACGTCACCTGGATTTCACCGCCGGTATCGGCGTGACCAGCACCGGCCACTGCCACCCGCACGTGGTGAGCGCGGCGCAGGAGCAGATCGGCAAACTCATCCACGGGCAGTACACGACGGTCATGCACAAGCCGATGCTGGAGCTGACCGAGAAGCTGGGCGGCGTCCTGCCGGAGGGCCTGGATTCACTCTTCTACGCGAACTCGGGCAGCGAGGCGGTCGAAGCGGCGCTCCGGCTGTCGCGGCAGGCGACCAAGCGGCCCAACGTCATCGTCTTCCAGGGCGGGTTCCACGGCCGGACGGTCGCGGCGGCGACGATGACGACGTCGGGTACCCGGTTCAGCGCCGGGATCTCGCCGCTCATGTCCGGGGTGCACGTCGCACCCTTCCCGTACGCCTTCCACTACGGCTGGGACGAGGAGACGGCGACGAAGTTCGCCCTGCGCGAGCTCGACTACCTGTTCGCGACGGTCTGCGCGCCGAACGAAACGGCCGCGTTCTTCATCGAGCCGGTGCTCGGCGAGGGCGGGTACGTCCCGGCGAACCCCGCGTTCCTCGCCGGACTACGGGAGCGCGCCGACAAGCACGGGATCCTGCTGGTGATGGACGAGATCCAGACCGGTTTCGGCCGGACGGGCCGGTTCTGGGGACACGAGCACTTCGGGGTACGCCCGGACATCGTGCTCATCGCGAAGGGGCTCGCGAGCGGCTTCCCGATCTCGGGCATCGCCGCGTCGGAGGAGCTGATGGCGAAGGCGCTCCCCGGTTCCCAGGGCGGCACTTACGGCGGTAACGCGGTGGCCTGCGCCGCGGCGATCGCCACGCTCGAAGTGATCCAGCGCGAAGGTCTGGTCGAGAACGCCGCCGAACGAGGACGCCAGCTCCTGGAAGGTGTGCGGGTGATCGCGGACAAGTCGCCGTCGATCGGTGACGTGCGCGGGCTGGGGCTGCTGGTCGGTTCCGAATTCACCACACCGGACGGCGAGCCGGACACGGCGAAGGCTCAGGCGGCCCAGAAGGCAGCGTCCTCCAACGGGTTGCTCCTGCTGACCTGCGGGGCGTACATGAACGTCGTGCGGATGGTGCCGCCGCTGATCGTCGACTCGGAACAGGTCGACGAGGCGCTGCGGATCTGGGGCGACGTTGTGGCGGGGGTCGAGTGA
- a CDS encoding tartrate dehydrogenase has protein sequence MTSSYRIASIPGDGIGVDVTVEARKVLDRAAASHGFSLSWQEFDWSCERYTKTGSMMPDDGIERLSRFDGIFLGAVGFPGVPDHVSLWGLLIPVRRAFGQYVNLRPVRLLPGTTSALAGRSADELEMVIVRENSEGEYSEIGGRHNRGLGNEFVLQESVFTRVGVERIIRYAFELAKTRTGRVCSATKSNGLIHSMPFWDEIFAEISSEYPDVHAEQCHVDALAARMVQAPDRLDVVVASNLFGDILSDLAAAVTGGLGMAPSGNINPTGELPSMFEAVHGSAPDIAGQGIANPVAQILAGAMLLEHLGETVAAQDVRAAVEKVLEEGTVQTPDLGGKSTTAELGSAVVAALS, from the coding sequence GTGACTTCTTCGTATCGGATCGCGAGCATCCCCGGCGACGGGATCGGTGTCGACGTGACGGTCGAGGCCCGCAAGGTCCTCGACCGCGCGGCGGCGTCGCACGGTTTCTCCTTGTCGTGGCAGGAGTTCGACTGGAGTTGTGAGCGGTACACCAAGACCGGCTCGATGATGCCGGACGACGGTATCGAGCGACTCTCCCGGTTCGACGGGATCTTTCTCGGTGCCGTCGGCTTTCCCGGCGTCCCGGATCATGTTTCCCTGTGGGGCCTCCTCATTCCGGTTCGGCGCGCGTTCGGTCAGTACGTCAATCTCCGGCCGGTCCGGCTGCTGCCGGGGACGACGTCGGCACTGGCCGGCCGGAGCGCCGACGAACTGGAGATGGTGATCGTCCGGGAGAACTCCGAGGGCGAGTACTCGGAGATCGGGGGCAGGCACAACCGCGGTCTCGGCAACGAGTTCGTCTTACAGGAATCCGTGTTCACGCGGGTGGGGGTGGAGCGGATCATCCGCTACGCCTTCGAGTTGGCGAAGACGCGGACGGGCCGGGTCTGCTCGGCGACCAAGTCCAACGGGCTCATTCACTCGATGCCGTTCTGGGACGAGATCTTCGCCGAGATCTCTTCGGAGTATCCGGACGTGCACGCCGAACAATGTCATGTCGACGCGCTCGCCGCGCGGATGGTGCAGGCGCCGGACCGGCTCGACGTCGTGGTCGCTTCCAATCTGTTCGGCGACATCCTGAGCGACCTGGCGGCGGCCGTGACGGGCGGGCTCGGGATGGCGCCTTCGGGCAATATCAATCCGACCGGTGAGCTCCCTTCCATGTTCGAGGCGGTACACGGCAGCGCTCCCGACATCGCCGGACAGGGCATCGCGAATCCGGTGGCGCAGATCCTGGCGGGGGCGATGCTGCTCGAACATCTCGGGGAAACCGTTGCGGCACAAGATGTACGCGCCGCGGTGGAAAAGGTTCTCGAGGAGGGGACCGTGCAGACGCCCGACCTCGGCGGGAAGTCCACCACCGCCGAACTCGGATCCGCGGTGGTCGCCGCTCTATCTTGA
- a CDS encoding NAD-dependent succinate-semialdehyde dehydrogenase — protein sequence MSSISEAGVVTSVDKELFIGGKWVPAADGKTFPVLDPSTGEALCEVADASPADGVSALDAAVAAQADWANVAPRERGEILRRAYELLIKRADELALLMTLEMGKPLAESKGEITYAAEFFRWFAEEAVRIDGGYAVAPNGTGRFLVTKQPVGPCLLITPWNFPMAMGTRKIGPAVAAGCTMVIKPAAQTPLSMLALAAILAEAGLPEGVLNVLTTSDSGGVMEPLIRDGRARKLSFTGSTGVGRKLLEQCADKVLRTSMELGGNAPFLVFEDADLDAAVEGAMTAKMRNIGEACTAANRFYVQRGIVDEFSRRLTERMEALPMGRGTEEGVVVGPLIDEAAVEKVSGLVADATERGARVLTGGSTVDGPGNFYQATVLTDVPKDARLASEEIFGPVAPITPFDSEDEAIAAANDTEFGLVSYVYTSDLKRALRVSERLEAGMIGLNQGLVSNPAAPFGGIKQSGLGREGGTVGIDEFLETKYIAVAL from the coding sequence ATGAGCTCGATCAGTGAGGCCGGCGTGGTCACGTCGGTCGACAAGGAACTGTTCATCGGCGGCAAGTGGGTGCCCGCCGCCGACGGGAAGACCTTCCCCGTTCTCGACCCCTCGACAGGCGAAGCCCTGTGCGAGGTGGCCGACGCGTCACCGGCGGACGGTGTCAGCGCACTCGACGCGGCCGTGGCCGCGCAGGCCGACTGGGCGAACGTCGCCCCGCGTGAACGCGGTGAGATCCTGCGCCGCGCCTACGAACTGCTGATCAAGCGCGCCGACGAACTCGCGCTGCTGATGACCCTCGAGATGGGCAAGCCGCTCGCGGAGTCGAAGGGCGAGATCACCTACGCGGCCGAGTTCTTCCGCTGGTTCGCGGAGGAAGCCGTCCGGATCGACGGTGGCTACGCCGTCGCTCCCAACGGGACAGGCCGGTTCCTCGTGACCAAACAGCCGGTCGGCCCGTGTCTGCTGATCACGCCGTGGAACTTCCCCATGGCGATGGGCACCCGCAAGATCGGGCCCGCGGTGGCGGCAGGCTGCACGATGGTCATCAAACCCGCTGCTCAGACCCCCCTTTCGATGTTGGCCCTCGCGGCCATCCTCGCCGAAGCGGGATTGCCGGAAGGCGTGCTGAACGTGCTGACGACGTCGGACTCCGGCGGCGTGATGGAGCCGTTGATCCGGGACGGTCGCGCCCGCAAGCTGTCCTTCACCGGCTCGACCGGCGTCGGCCGGAAGCTGCTGGAACAGTGCGCGGACAAGGTGCTCCGCACCTCGATGGAACTCGGCGGCAACGCCCCCTTCCTCGTCTTCGAAGACGCCGACCTCGACGCGGCGGTCGAAGGTGCGATGACCGCGAAGATGCGCAACATCGGTGAAGCCTGCACGGCCGCGAACCGCTTCTACGTCCAGCGGGGCATCGTCGACGAGTTCTCCCGGCGCCTCACCGAGCGCATGGAGGCCTTGCCCATGGGGCGCGGCACCGAGGAGGGTGTCGTGGTCGGCCCCCTCATCGACGAAGCCGCCGTCGAGAAGGTCAGCGGCCTGGTCGCCGACGCCACCGAGCGAGGCGCGCGCGTCCTCACCGGTGGATCCACTGTGGACGGTCCGGGCAACTTCTATCAGGCCACGGTGCTCACCGACGTGCCCAAGGACGCCAGGCTCGCGTCGGAAGAGATCTTCGGGCCGGTCGCCCCGATCACCCCGTTCGACAGCGAGGACGAGGCCATCGCGGCGGCGAACGACACCGAATTCGGTCTCGTGTCCTATGTGTACACCTCCGATCTCAAGCGGGCATTGCGGGTTTCGGAACGGCTGGAGGCCGGCATGATCGGCCTCAACCAAGGGCTGGTTTCGAATCCGGCGGCGCCGTTCGGCGGGATCAAGCAATCCGGCCTCGGCCGCGAGGGCGGCACCGTCGGCATCGACGAGTTCCTCGAGACCAAGTACATCGCGGTGGCTCTGTGA